The nucleotide window GTTGGCTCAAACTCCTTCCTCCTCACTGCTGCTTTCCATGCATTTCGCCTCAATTTATCGTTTGGGAATCTacaaacaaaacatattttGTAACGACAGTGCAATTCGGGGACATAGCATACTACCTACCTATAAATCAGCATCTAAAACAACTACTCACCTGTGAAATGTTattccttgtttttttgttttctcattCCTTTCATTGGAACATCCAAAGGCAGCACAAAAGTCTGGCATCTTTAGAACTGGTCAACGGGCGGGCCGGAGGTTAGTTTAGCACAGAAAGGAGAGATTTATACCGTCTAAGATCGGAACCCTGTACTAACATGGCGGCGTCAGCGAAGCATGCTGGGAAGCGTAAGACCATAGATAGGCCTATGAACCGTATTCATCCGTTCTGATTCTTATCATATAGACATAAGAATGTAtaatacagtctatgattgATATCTACGCGCAAGGCGACATCTACAGGATATCTCGGATATCTTCCAATTTTGTAGTTCGGCAGTATCGGATTACGATTAGTGTTCTTGTATTGTATACAAACGACTACATTAACCAGCATGCATAGCGTTGCAGGGGCGTAATGGCGCCTTCAGTTCAAAGGTTAAAGTTTAACAACGTGGGATTTAGAGCAACATGATCGTACCAATGTAGTTTCGGTTTTCACAGAATAGATCTGACATTTCGGCCACAATTTCTTATTATTTGAAATATGGCTTCTCTGGATAAACCTGATGTTAGTGACGCATTGATGAACTTAATCTACCGGCATCTGAAGGACAACGGTTACAAGAAAGCAGCCAACGTGCTCAAAAAGCATATTCCTAAGGTTTCcacactctttcttttcttgcCGAAACATTgacacattgtttttgtttcaggTCCAAAAACGGTAACATTGTTTCAAATGCTGATTAGGCTACAGCGCTTCATGTTTATTTGTCTGATCAAGTGGGACATGTTGCAGGGGGAAGAAGGTGTGGCAAGCACTTCCTTACGTGATATTTATAACAAATGGACCGCGTGAGTAATAGACATTGTAAACAACTAATTGTTTATTCCATACATTATTTGTCGTGCTTTAACGCTTATGTTTTGGACTCAGGGGGTCGCAGAGCGGAAGTAAGGCTGCTGAAGTTTCCAGCAGTATATCAAGTTCCAGTGACGATGAGGAGACCCAGGTAAGCAGTTGCTCAGCTGCATCTAAAGATCAGACAGGGAAATGCCTGAACTAGAGTGTAGACAGGTGTTATAACATATGCAACACCTGTCAACACGACAGCTCAGATATAAGGCTTGTGTTATAAATTATGGCTATGCATCACTCctggcatttgtgtgtatgcatttgtagGCTATGTATGGTTGTGTAGCTTACTTTATCCGGTCTTATTATGGCTACGTCATGTAACTGTCATATTCAGTCTTCCAGCAGGATCTAAGCTTAGTCCAACTACAGCACAACAGCCTGTTGTTATCAACATTGAGTGTGTctttaaaacaacaaaaatcAGTAATTGAACCCCCATAGATGAAATTGTAAGGAAGATGCAGTCTCATTATGTTACATGCAACATTAACTCACCCCCTACAGTTTCATataagggtcattccacgtcaattcaaccagggcccacgcacttggGTCTccaaaaattctgaaaaaattaccaggtgtacctatgttacccaggagacacactgtaaagttactcttatgtaagatcaatactttccaagatacaaccagttttacagggggagggggggtgtcgattttgttcgggctcttttttttgtcaaagttcacaagcccacagcgcaagaactaaaccatgtaggaggctcaaattttgcatgctggtacataaataggaatagtatgtagcaaaatcgtcacgtttggtctggataatcctgcatggtcatagctgtccctcaaagttgatacaaattttattggagtttttggctgggctctgtttaagccttcagaagacatatttgtactcaacataggctcttgatttatttaccttactgagataagtagaaacactctcacaaaaaacaatgaacagaaaataaattccttcagggtctgaacagcagaccttacaagtctgaaaaatcattttggttatcattttcagagctaccacaggttactctatacaaccacaggtggcagtgtggtgactctatataaaacatattgatgtcaatggggcattttgcccatgttcagggtggaaaataaaaaagaaagatttacataagacaagtcaaattggtgttttcaaaaagaagggatcatggagaataaagaaaaacatatttaaaaaatctttgtatattcccacaaggtgcttgggtgctctgaaaatgataaccaaaatgatttttcagacttgtgaggtctgctgttcagaccctgaagggatttattttctgttcattgctttttgtgagagtgtttctacttatctcagtaaggaaaataaatcaagagcctatgttgagtacaaatatgtcttctgaaggcttaaacagagcccagccaaaaactccaataacatttgtatcaactttgagggacagctgtgaccatgcaggattatccagaccaaacgtgacgattttgctacatactattcctatttatgtaccagcatgcaaaatttgagcctcctacatggtttagttcttgcactgtgggcttgtgaactttgacaaaaaaaagaggccgaacaaaatcaaCACCCTCCTCCCCcaataaaactggctgtatcttggaaagtattgatcttacataagagtaattttacagtgtgtctcctgggtaacataggtacacctggtaattttttcagaatttgagacctaagtgcgtgggccctggttgaactgacgtggaatgacccataaCTGTTTATTATGttatataattattatatatttaCAGTATTATTacacaaactgtgtgtgtgtgtgtgtgtgtgtgtgtgtgtgtgtgtgtgtgtgtgtgtgtgtgtgtgtgtgtgtgtgtccatgtgtccatGTTCCATTGCTGCTTCCAGAGATCAGTACCACTGGTAAAAACTTCCAAGACCAACACACCAGCAACTCCAGTCACTAACACAGATGCGCAAACAGTTCCCTCTACTGGTAGGTTTGTATATTGGTATTTGTGAGCAAATGATAGTTGACCACAGCCTTGCAATATTGCTATGACCTGATACAATCTCCAGCATTGAGTGTGTTCGTTACCGTACCATGTAACTAAGCTCAACAAAAATATTAACTGTTGTCTGCAGTGAATTTTGCACTTCTCTGATATGGTGATCTGATTTGTTGTTACTGGTGGGTAGCATCACCATCCCATCCCAAAGGAAAGAGAGCCAGTAAGAAAGATAGCAAGACACCTTCTAAGAAGAACACACAGGTATGCTTTCTTCAAGGTCTATTACTGTTATTGTGGTGATACTGTGATATTGTTTGTTTGATATCTCCCTTTGTCCTGGGTCTACTTAGGGCGCAGGGAAACCAGCAAAACGGAAGCAGAAGTCTGATGCTCCAGCCCCTAAAGCCAAGCGGAGAAGGAAAGGCTCTGAACCAGAGGCAGCTTCCACAGTTTCCTCCATTCCCACTGCTTCCACCACAGATGCAGATGGGTCGGACTCCGACAGCAGTCTGGATGTGGAGAAATGGAAGAAACTTGCCTTGGAACTGACAGGTACTAGACAGAGAGGCAGTTGAGGAGTGATCGAGAGATGGCAGGAAGGTCACTGACATTGAGTGCGTTTTCATGTCGAGAATAAACCGTCTTGAATCAGTTTATTGCCCAAATAAAAATTCTGTTTAACCTGTTTACATGCAGGTAGAATGTCACGTTTTGAGCATATTCCTGTTTACATAGCAATCAACATTATTCCGAATAAGTCAGCGACGCAGCCCAGAAATAGGCTCCCAACGTCATAACGTAGAGTAAATCTCCGCTGGTGGAATTCCCTCTTTTGGCTGAATAATACAGAGTCTTCAGGGTCTTCCACCTGTATTTCACTTGTTCAGGCGTATGTCGATAGCCAGCcagtaagttttttttttacaaatcttTTTAAAAACGTTGCTGACTACATTTTCTCCCGTTGATGAACTCAATGACATTTGCATGATTGCAAGACATAAGTTTGTCTCGTTTCTCCAAAAGTTTGCGCGTTGTTTCGCCATGATTAGGAAAGTGTATGAGAGACAATTGGTTAATTTTATCCTAATTCTGTGTGAATTGAGCATGCACAGGCTTACAACACTCTTCCTTCTGGGAGCATATTCCATTTAAGGTGTTTTCATGACCCAATATTCCTTTTAAAACAGGCATATGCTAGGGTGTGCAAACGATTTATTAGTAAACCGAATATGGCTTttttcaatttatttaaatCAGACACACGCATATTCGTTTTATTCCCAATAAACTGATTCGAAACCGTTTATTGGCTGCATGGAACCACGCTCATTGATTATGTATTCTGTATAATCATAGGAGATGGAACTTGCATGCTGGTGTTTGAAAAAGGGTTTGCGTATTGGATTGTACTTGATTGTTCTGCCACTTTTAACAGATGCTGATATTGCAAGGATGGAAGCGATCACCTCGGTAAACTCCAAGAGTCCATCAAATGGCAGAAAGACGCCCAGAAAGAAACCAGCAGCAAAGATCTCAAAAACTACTGCCTTGGTGAAGAAGTCCCCTTCAAAACCCAGAGGTGCCCAGAAGAACTCCGCGTCAAAAGCAGTTAAATCAAAGACAGTCAAGAGCCCATCTGATGACAAGAAGACAAAAAATGTTCAAGAGGCCAGTAAGACAAAAACAAGTAAAACTAAGAAGGATCCATCAAAGTCTGCAAAGGTCAAGACTACTAAAGCCATATCGCATAACGGTACTTCAGAAGCTAAGATCACAGACACTGCCTCAGCTGACCAGAATGGCAAGACCCCAAAAAAATCACTGAAAGAAAAGAATCTCAAGACCTCCTCTAAAGAAACAACAGCTACCAATTCTTGTGACGTAGAAAATGCAGTGACTGCCTTAGCTGATCAAAGCACAAAGACAAAACCTCGTAAACAGAAGACTCCCAAGACCCCTTCTAAAGACAGTTCAGCTACAACCTCATTAACAGACAATGCATCTTCTACCACAGAAACtgtaaaaacaaattcaaacagCAACACAACCAATACATCAGTTGAAAGTAGTACAACACCCTCAAAGGCTAAGAAACACAAGACACCCAACACCCCTTCTAAAGACAGCGCAGCAACTAATTCAACAGAAGTTGAAAACACAGAGAAGACTTCAAAAGCTGGCAAACACAAGACTCCCAAGACCCCTTCTAAAGACAGTTCAACTACAACCTCATTACCAGACAAGGCATCTCCTTCTACCACAGAAACtgtaaaaacaaattcaaacagCAACACAATCAATACATCAGTTGAAAGTAGTACAACACCCTCAAAGGCTAAGAAACACAAGACACCCAACGCCTCTTCTAAAGATAGTGCAGCAACTAATTCAACAGAAGTTGAAAACACAGAGAAGACTTCAAAAGCTGGCAAACACAAGACTCCCAAGACCCCCTCAAAAGACAGTAAAGGCACAACCCCTCCAGAAGATGGTACAGTGACAAATTCTACTGTTGACAGCAAGATAGCACCTGTCTCAGTTGAGCAAAATGGCAGTTCATTTTCAACACCAGCTAAGACCTCCAAAAAAACTAAAACTAAGATTGCAGTTACAGATAGTAAGAGCTCAGATTCTACAGAAGGTCACAATGCAGATGCCCTTTTAAAGGAAAACAAAGAAACAGTCACACCAGCTGAAGAGAGTGCTAATACCAGCAACACAAAACATAAAAAGTCAAAGACTCATAAGACCTCTTCTAAAGACAGTTCAACTAAAGATTCCTTAGAAGTTCAAAATACTGAGATCCAGCCGAAAGGCAATGAACATGTCAGTGCCCCCCAAGAAGACAGTGAGCCTCCATCCTCTGATCCTCCTGTGGAGAAGAAGAAGcacaagaaaaggaaaaaggagGAAGAGGTAGTTGTCGAGGAGCCTACACCTCAAGAGGTCCCCTCAGAaccaaagaaaaagaagaagaaaaagaagactaAGGATGAAGCggaagagaggagtgaagagCAAAGCCAACAGAGTGTTGCAGAAACAGAGCCACAACCTGCACTGGAGTCGCTGGTCACCGTGACAACTTTGGAACCCACAATTGACAAAAAGAAAAGTAAGTGGTGTGTCTTTACTACCTCATGTCTAGCTCTATGGAACCTAATGCCATTATGTTTCTTAACTGTAAAGCTCGTCCCACTCCAGGAGGATTCAAGCTACtaaatgctttaagtgcttttaAACACTTGCGGTTGTCTGAATTCAAAAAGGTATGTGTGAAGTTATGTACGATACACTTAATATTTTgtgcagagaaaaaaaaggacaaagacaaggaaagagaaaaggaggaagtgACCTCAGTACCGTCGACCCCATCAGCTCCACCTGAGGAGGAGTCCGTTCCTAAAAAGGTAACCCGTTTTACCCATCGACAGACGTGTTTATGtgcacagagaaaaaaaagtttttttctgattatattgctctgtctttttcttcacagaagaaaaaaaagaaactgctGAGTAACCAGCCTCTCACAGATCTACCTGAGCAGCCCTGAGCACCAGATAGGTAccccagaggagaggaggacggTGTCCTGCTGAGGCTGCCCCTTACTGAAGGCCATCCGCTTTGGAGGGCGCCTCTTTGGAGGCCTTGGGGCTGTGAAGAAGCCTCAAGATGCCCACCCGTCCACACAGACTGtcttttaaaaacaaaagcaaagggACTCCCTTCGAAGAGAGAAGCAAAGAAGAAAGGAAGACATGCTGTCTTTATAGTTTTTTATCAAAccctttttatatattttaaatatgtagtTTTGTAAATCCAGTTTTATGTCTTTTATTTTTGTGGCACCAATTAAGGATCATGTGCAATCAGGGAAATACACCTGAAGTGTGACTTGGTGGTGAGAGCTGGAAAAGACAACTGACAGTCTAGCGCAGATTAGACCAGATCAGAATAGTTTACATCAGCCATGCTATATATCACATTCTAGTAATGGTCAGCGAAATGCACATACATTGTGTCAGAAGGCAATAGTTTTGAAGATAACAGGACAGTAGAAAGAAAACAAAGTTGTGAAATGTATATGTCAAACTTGTTACTTTGTGAAAAAGAGTGCCTGCCTGTTAGATAAATGCCATTGTATAAAATCAAattagttttaaaaaaaatatttttacatgTCATGTTGCTGGTTGTTTTTTAAGGTTTTAATAAGATCATGATtttaataaaccttttgatatattaaaataaaaaactttCTTGTCGATTCATCCTCCTAGTCGGTAGGTGGCGTTGCCATGTCCTGTGGTGACAAGTGAGGCGgccaaaaagaaaacagaagaaATGTGTCAAAACATTTAAGAGTTCCGTGGAGCTAGCGACAGTAAGCGACAGTACGCGACAATAGCGGGCAATATGGCGGCGAAAAGCGTCAAAATAAAGGTACAGATGAACGATCAGATAAAGTAGGTTAAAATTCGGTTTTCAGAGTATTTTTCAAAGGTTTACACGAAATGTAAACATGTTGCTGAAACTTAGCCTATGTAAATGCATGTGCAAATGCACAGacaaaccagagcccgtctaagGACATTCTCTGGACAAACGTCTCCATCtcctgatgtaggctactattaaaagagaggggaacaaaaacaaacata belongs to Alosa sapidissima isolate fAloSap1 chromosome 20, fAloSap1.pri, whole genome shotgun sequence and includes:
- the tcof1 gene encoding serine-rich adhesin for platelets isoform X1 translates to MASLDKPDVSDALMNLIYRHLKDNGYKKAANVLKKHIPKGEEGVASTSLRDIYNKWTAGSQSGSKAAEVSSSISSSSDDEETQRSVPLVKTSKTNTPATPVTNTDAQTVPSTASPSHPKGKRASKKDSKTPSKKNTQGAGKPAKRKQKSDAPAPKAKRRRKGSEPEAASTVSSIPTASTTDADGSDSDSSLDVEKWKKLALELTDADIARMEAITSVNSKSPSNGRKTPRKKPAAKISKTTALVKKSPSKPRGAQKNSASKAVKSKTVKSPSDDKKTKNVQEASKTKTSKTKKDPSKSAKVKTTKAISHNGTSEAKITDTASADQNGKTPKKSLKEKNLKTSSKETTATNSCDVENAVTALADQSTKTKPRKQKTPKTPSKDSSATTSLTDNASSTTETVKTNSNSNTTNTSVESSTTPSKAKKHKTPNTPSKDSAATNSTEVENTEKTSKAGKHKTPKTPSKDSSTTTSLPDKASPSTTETVKTNSNSNTINTSVESSTTPSKAKKHKTPNASSKDSAATNSTEVENTEKTSKAGKHKTPKTPSKDSKGTTPPEDGTVTNSTVDSKIAPVSVEQNGSSFSTPAKTSKKTKTKIAVTDSKSSDSTEGHNADALLKENKETVTPAEESANTSNTKHKKSKTHKTSSKDSSTKDSLEVQNTEIQPKGNEHVSAPQEDSEPPSSDPPVEKKKHKKRKKEEEVVVEEPTPQEVPSEPKKKKKKKKTKDEAEERSEEQSQQSVAETEPQPALESLVTVTTLEPTIDKKKKKKKDKDKEREKEEVTSVPSTPSAPPEEESVPKKKKKKKLLSNQPLTDLPEQP
- the tcof1 gene encoding serine-rich adhesin for platelets isoform X2, with the translated sequence MASLDKPDVSDALMNLIYRHLKDNGYKKAANVLKKHKGEEGVASTSLRDIYNKWTAGSQSGSKAAEVSSSISSSSDDEETQRSVPLVKTSKTNTPATPVTNTDAQTVPSTASPSHPKGKRASKKDSKTPSKKNTQGAGKPAKRKQKSDAPAPKAKRRRKGSEPEAASTVSSIPTASTTDADGSDSDSSLDVEKWKKLALELTDADIARMEAITSVNSKSPSNGRKTPRKKPAAKISKTTALVKKSPSKPRGAQKNSASKAVKSKTVKSPSDDKKTKNVQEASKTKTSKTKKDPSKSAKVKTTKAISHNGTSEAKITDTASADQNGKTPKKSLKEKNLKTSSKETTATNSCDVENAVTALADQSTKTKPRKQKTPKTPSKDSSATTSLTDNASSTTETVKTNSNSNTTNTSVESSTTPSKAKKHKTPNTPSKDSAATNSTEVENTEKTSKAGKHKTPKTPSKDSSTTTSLPDKASPSTTETVKTNSNSNTINTSVESSTTPSKAKKHKTPNASSKDSAATNSTEVENTEKTSKAGKHKTPKTPSKDSKGTTPPEDGTVTNSTVDSKIAPVSVEQNGSSFSTPAKTSKKTKTKIAVTDSKSSDSTEGHNADALLKENKETVTPAEESANTSNTKHKKSKTHKTSSKDSSTKDSLEVQNTEIQPKGNEHVSAPQEDSEPPSSDPPVEKKKHKKRKKEEEVVVEEPTPQEVPSEPKKKKKKKKTKDEAEERSEEQSQQSVAETEPQPALESLVTVTTLEPTIDKKKKKKKDKDKEREKEEVTSVPSTPSAPPEEESVPKKKKKKKLLSNQPLTDLPEQP